From Acropora muricata isolate sample 2 chromosome 14, ASM3666990v1, whole genome shotgun sequence, one genomic window encodes:
- the LOC136898704 gene encoding uncharacterized protein, with protein sequence MITTKVKAKASVDIFKPASAIVEEVLLEDLKDVPCLCLPKPEYLARVANRHRQRLRPKDPRDLNFDLEQDHIPDGFLRGDLQVRQNRRHLIFATDQQLQHLARAKSWYIDGTFKLCRHPFNQLMTVNAFVRSDDHAKQVPLLFVLMSGRKKNDYKKVLKRLLEILPSAPAVRQVTLDFERAVWAALRDVIPHAKLHGCVFHWTQALWRKVQELGLQSSYTHDRGTHLYIKKMMALPFLPEEEIEPMFQRLQRQASEPLQQFTEYVNNTWINGTWGPSDWTAFKKAIRTNNDVEGWHNALNRRASGRGQLPLYLLIKFLHKEATLTALHIRLVSERKLKRIQRRKYRELQAKLFELWDQYEAKERSAKRLLKACSHLNGPRQS encoded by the exons ATGATTACAACAAAAGTCAAGGCCAAAGCATCAGTCGACATCTTCAAACCAGCATCTGCCATTGTGGAAGAGGTCCTTTTAGAAGACCTGAAGGATGTTCCCTGTCTGTGTCTGCCAAAGCCGGAGTACCTAGCCCGAGTTGCCAACCGACACCGACAGCGCCTGAGACCAAAAGATCCAAGAGATCTTAATTTCGATTTAGAGCAAGACCACATTCCAGACGGGTTCCTGCGAGGAGACTTACAAGTGCGCCAAAACCGTAGGCATTTGATTTTCGCCACCGATCAGCAGCTACAGCACCTTGCCAGAGCCAAGTCTTGGTATATAGACGGCACATTCAAACTATGTCGGCACCCGTTCAACCAGCTAATGACCGTGAATGCCTTCGTCAGAAGCGACGACCATGCCAAACAAGTGCCCCTCCTCTTCGTACTGATGTCGGGAAGAAAGAAGAACGATTACAAAAAAGTGCTCAAACGGCTACTCGAGATCCTCCCCTCAGCCCCGGCCGTTCGACAAGTGACATTAGATTTTGAGAGAGCAGTCTGGGCCGCTTTAAGAGACGTAATCCCTCATGCAAAGCTGCACGGTTGTGTATTCCACTGGACCCAAGCCCTGTGGAGAAAG GTGCAAGAACTCGGCCTTCAATCATCGTATACTCATGACCGTGGTACACACTTATACATTAAAAAGATGATGGCGCTGCCTTTCCTGCCTGAAGAAGAGATTGAACCCATGTTTCAACGGCTTCAACGACAAGCTTCGGAGCCTCTGCAACAGTTCACAGAGTACGTAAACAATACCTGGATCAACGGCACGTGGGGACCCTCCGACTGGACCGCATTCAAGAAAGCCATCCGCACCAACAATGATGTTGAAGGCTGGCATAATGCACTCAACCGCCGAGCCTCTGGACGAGGACAGCTGCCATTGTATTTACTCATAAAGTTCCTACACAAAGAAGCTACACTTACCGCCCTCCACATCCGCCTCGTTTCAGAGaggaaattgaaaagaattcagCGACGCAAGTACCGCGAGCTGCAGGCGAAACTGTTCGAACTTTGGGACCAGTATGAAGCGAAAGAACGATCAGCCAAACGTTTGCTGAAAGCATGCTCCCACCTCAATGGACCGAGGCAAAGTTAA